In Cedecea neteri, a single genomic region encodes these proteins:
- the aroB gene encoding 3-dehydroquinate synthase — protein MERLTVTLGERSYPITIAAGLFNDPASFWPLKAGDQTMLVTNETLAPLYLDKVRALLEQAGVKVDTVILPDGEQFKSLAVLDTVFTALLEKPHGRDTTLIALGGGVVGDLTGFAAASYQRGVRFIQVPTTLLSQVDSSVGGKTAVNHPLGKNMIGAFYQPASVVVDLDCLSTLPARELASGLAEVIKYGIILDSEFFDWLEENIDALLKLDGKAMAYCIRRCCELKAEVVAADERESGLRALLNLGHTFGHAIEAEMGYGNWLHGEAVAAGMVMAARTAQRLGQFSEAEVQRVIALLVRAGLPVNGPQEMSPDAYMPHMMRDKKVLAGELRLILPLAIGKSEVRGGVPHDVVLSAIADCQQA, from the coding sequence ATGGAGAGGCTGACAGTCACTCTCGGGGAACGTAGTTACCCTATTACCATTGCCGCCGGGTTATTCAATGACCCGGCTTCCTTTTGGCCGCTGAAGGCTGGCGACCAGACCATGCTGGTTACCAATGAAACCCTTGCACCGCTCTATCTGGACAAGGTTCGTGCTCTTCTGGAACAGGCAGGCGTTAAAGTGGATACCGTCATTCTTCCGGATGGCGAGCAGTTTAAAAGCCTCGCGGTGCTTGATACCGTCTTTACGGCGCTGTTGGAAAAACCTCACGGTCGCGACACCACCTTGATTGCTTTAGGCGGTGGCGTTGTGGGCGATTTAACCGGTTTTGCCGCAGCGAGCTATCAGCGCGGGGTGCGTTTTATCCAGGTCCCTACCACACTGCTTTCGCAGGTGGACTCCTCCGTTGGCGGCAAAACGGCCGTTAACCATCCCCTCGGTAAAAACATGATTGGTGCGTTTTACCAGCCCGCTTCGGTGGTGGTGGATCTCGACTGTCTGTCGACTTTGCCTGCACGGGAGCTGGCTTCGGGCCTGGCGGAAGTCATTAAATACGGCATCATTCTGGACAGCGAGTTCTTTGACTGGCTGGAAGAAAACATCGATGCATTGTTAAAGCTGGACGGCAAGGCAATGGCGTATTGCATTCGTCGTTGTTGTGAGCTGAAAGCCGAAGTTGTTGCCGCAGACGAGCGAGAAAGCGGCTTACGTGCTTTACTGAATCTGGGTCATACGTTTGGCCATGCCATTGAAGCTGAAATGGGCTATGGCAACTGGCTGCATGGCGAAGCTGTGGCGGCCGGGATGGTGATGGCGGCGCGTACCGCTCAGCGCCTGGGTCAATTCAGTGAGGCAGAAGTTCAGCGCGTGATAGCGCTGCTGGTACGAGCCGGGTTACCGGTTAACGGGCCGCAGGAAATGTCCCCTGACGCGTATATGCCCCACATGATGCGTGATAAAAAAGTATTAGCCGGCGAGCTTCGTTTGATTCTGCCGCTGGCGATAGGGAAGAGTGAAGTGCGCGGTGGAGTACCGCACGATGTCGTTCTATCAGCCATTGCTGATTGCCAGCAGGCTTAA
- the dam gene encoding adenine-specific DNA-methyltransferase — protein sequence MKKNRAFLKWAGGKFPLLDDIKKHLPEGDCLIEPFVGAGSVFLNTDYSRYVLADINSDLINLYDIVKNRADEYVRESRLLFTKAQNEEAIYYACRTEFNQCTDKFRRAVLFLYLNRHCYNGLCRYNLRGEFNVPFGRYSKPYFPEEELYNFAERAKNATFVCQSYDVSMVNVAAGSVVYCDPPYAPLSATANFTAYHTDSFSMVQQQHLAELAERLREQSIPVLISNHDTELTRQWYQNATDFHKLQARRSISRNGGKRNKVDELLALYKAKVA from the coding sequence ATGAAAAAAAATCGCGCTTTTCTGAAATGGGCAGGGGGAAAATTCCCCCTGCTGGACGACATAAAAAAGCATCTGCCGGAAGGCGACTGTCTGATTGAGCCTTTTGTTGGCGCGGGGTCGGTATTTCTTAATACCGACTACTCACGCTACGTCCTCGCCGATATCAATAGCGATCTGATTAACCTCTACGACATTGTCAAAAACCGTGCAGATGAGTACGTGCGGGAGTCTCGTTTGCTCTTTACCAAAGCGCAAAACGAGGAAGCGATTTATTACGCTTGCCGCACTGAGTTTAACCAATGCACCGACAAATTCCGGCGCGCGGTGTTGTTTTTGTACCTTAACCGTCATTGTTACAACGGCCTCTGCCGTTATAATCTGCGCGGTGAATTTAACGTGCCGTTTGGCCGCTACAGCAAACCTTACTTTCCGGAAGAGGAGCTGTACAACTTTGCCGAACGGGCCAAAAATGCCACTTTTGTCTGCCAGTCTTATGATGTCAGCATGGTAAACGTTGCTGCGGGTTCCGTAGTGTATTGCGATCCGCCCTATGCGCCGCTTTCCGCCACCGCCAACTTTACCGCTTATCACACGGACAGCTTCAGCATGGTGCAGCAGCAGCATCTGGCCGAACTGGCTGAAAGGCTGCGGGAGCAGAGTATTCCGGTGCTGATTTCGAATCATGACACCGAGCTGACTCGCCAGTGGTATCAGAACGCCACCGATTTCCATAAGCTGCAGGCTCGCCGCAGCATCAGCCGAAACGGTGGTAAACGTAACAAGGTGGACGAACTTCTGGCCCTTTATAAAGCGAAGGTTGCCTGA
- the damX gene encoding cell division protein DamX has product MDEFKPEDELKPDPSDRRPGRSRKPDEFDKEPQINVDDVDLDADDRRPSRSRREREEEVEEEYEGDDGLAAEPRPARGRKKAAKQKAPASRQHIMMGVGILVLLLLIIGIGSALKAPSSSPDSAEQKPGAEKNIDLSGSNGAAPADQANAAQPQAGNTPVAGQQNPQDVSLPPISSTPTQAQTQPQPEGQQRVEVPGNLNNALTQPQQQGQIDNVVSNSTLPTEPATVAPIAGSKTEPRKLAGTQEPTRTVESRPERKKTVIEPVRKTEPKPQVKAESKPVATAKRSEPAPVVSAPVTAPSTSAATSTPAPKATASTAPKAAPQAAATASTGGTVTGDASAIKSAPGSHYTLQLSSSSNSANLNAWAKKENLQHYMVYQTQRNGQPWFVLVSGVYATKDDAKRAVTSLPADVQAKNPWAKPIHQVQSDLK; this is encoded by the coding sequence ATGGATGAGTTTAAACCAGAAGACGAGCTGAAACCCGATCCAAGCGATCGTCGTCCTGGGCGTTCCCGCAAACCTGACGAGTTCGACAAAGAACCGCAGATCAACGTTGATGACGTCGATCTTGATGCGGACGATCGTCGTCCTTCACGTTCACGCCGTGAGCGTGAAGAAGAGGTTGAGGAAGAGTACGAAGGTGATGACGGCCTCGCCGCAGAACCTCGTCCGGCGCGTGGGCGTAAAAAGGCAGCAAAACAGAAAGCGCCTGCTTCTCGTCAGCACATCATGATGGGCGTCGGGATTCTGGTACTGTTGCTGCTTATCATCGGTATCGGTTCAGCCCTGAAAGCCCCTTCATCCTCCCCAGATAGTGCCGAGCAAAAACCGGGCGCGGAGAAGAATATCGATCTCTCCGGTTCGAACGGTGCGGCACCTGCCGACCAGGCAAACGCTGCTCAGCCACAGGCAGGGAATACCCCAGTTGCTGGCCAGCAGAATCCGCAGGATGTTTCCCTGCCGCCTATTTCTTCTACGCCAACCCAGGCTCAGACGCAGCCGCAGCCGGAAGGGCAGCAGCGCGTTGAGGTTCCTGGAAACCTGAATAACGCCCTGACTCAGCCTCAGCAGCAGGGGCAGATTGACAACGTGGTGAGCAATTCCACGCTGCCAACTGAACCGGCTACCGTCGCGCCAATCGCTGGCAGCAAAACCGAGCCACGTAAGCTGGCTGGTACCCAGGAGCCAACCCGTACCGTTGAATCACGCCCTGAGCGCAAAAAAACGGTGATTGAGCCTGTGCGTAAAACCGAGCCTAAACCGCAGGTGAAAGCTGAAAGTAAACCAGTGGCCACGGCGAAACGTAGCGAACCTGCGCCGGTGGTTTCTGCTCCAGTCACCGCACCATCAACCAGCGCAGCCACTTCAACTCCGGCACCGAAAGCGACAGCATCTACTGCGCCGAAAGCGGCACCGCAAGCAGCAGCGACGGCAAGCACTGGCGGTACGGTAACGGGTGATGCGAGCGCGATTAAGAGTGCGCCAGGCAGCCACTACACGCTACAGCTGAGCTCTTCTTCAAACTCCGCAAACCTGAATGCGTGGGCGAAAAAAGAGAACCTGCAGCACTATATGGTTTACCAGACTCAGCGTAACGGCCAGCCATGGTTCGTGCTGGTGAGCGGTGTTTATGCCACGAAAGACGATGCAAAACGCGCGGTGACAAGCCTGCCGGCCGACGTTCAGGCTAAGAATCCGTGGGCAAAACCTATTCATCAGGTGCAGTCTGACCTCAAGTGA
- the aroK gene encoding shikimate kinase AroK codes for MAEKRNIFLVGPMGAGKSTIGRQLAQQLNMEFFDSDQEIEKRTGADVGWVFDVEGEEGFRDREEKIINELTEKQGIVLATGGGSVKSRETRNRLSARGVVVYLETTIEKQLARTQRDKKRPLLQVETPPREVLEALAGERNPLYEEIADVTIRTDDQSAKVVANQIIHMLESN; via the coding sequence ATGGCAGAGAAACGCAATATCTTTCTGGTTGGGCCTATGGGTGCCGGCAAAAGCACTATTGGGCGTCAGTTAGCTCAGCAACTCAATATGGAATTTTTCGATTCTGATCAAGAGATTGAGAAACGTACCGGAGCTGATGTGGGCTGGGTATTCGACGTTGAAGGCGAAGAAGGCTTCCGCGATCGCGAAGAAAAAATTATCAACGAACTCACTGAAAAACAGGGCATCGTACTGGCTACCGGTGGCGGTTCTGTGAAATCTCGTGAAACCCGCAATCGTCTTTCCGCCCGTGGCGTAGTGGTTTACCTTGAAACCACCATTGAGAAACAGCTTGCACGTACTCAGCGCGATAAAAAACGTCCGCTGCTGCAGGTTGAGACTCCACCTCGTGAAGTGCTTGAGGCACTGGCAGGTGAACGCAATCCTCTGTATGAAGAGATTGCTGATGTAACGATTCGCACCGATGATCAAAGCGCCAAAGTGGTCGCAAACCAGATCATCCATATGCTGGAAAGCAACTGA